A stretch of DNA from Esox lucius isolate fEsoLuc1 chromosome 18, fEsoLuc1.pri, whole genome shotgun sequence:
tgcctcaagtggaggagtttaagtatctaggggtcctgttcatgagtgagggaaggatggaacgggagattgacagacggatcggtgcagcttctgcagtgaTGTGGTctatgtatcggtctgtcgtggtgaaaaaagagctgagccccaaggcgaagctctcgatttaccggtcaatctacattcctactctcacctatggtcatgagctttgggtcatgaccgaaaggacaagatcccggatacaggcggccgaaatgagctttctctgcagggtggctgggcgatcccttagagatagggtgagaagctcggtcacccgggaggagctcagagtagagccgctgctcctccacatcgagaggggtcagctgaggtggcttgggcatctgttccggatgcctccagaacaccttcctgggaaggtgttccgatcccgtcccaccgggaggagaccccaaggaagacctaggacacgctggagggactatgtctcctggctggcctgtgaacgcctcggtgtccccccggaagagctagaggaagtgtctagggagagggaagtctgggcatccctgcttagactgctgcccccgcgacccggccccggataagcggaagaagggggtcggtgcgtagaagatggatggatggaccatactaatactgtgtttgaccccctttcgccttcagaactgccttaattctatgtgaaATTTTATTCAACTAGGTGcggaaagcattcttcagaaatgttggcccatattgataggatagcatcttgcagttgatggagatctGTGGGAAGCACACCCAGGGCACgtagctcctgttccaccacatcccaaaggtgctctattgggttgagatctggtgactgtgggggccatttcagtacactgaactcattgtcatgttcaagaaaccaatttgaaatgattcgagctttgtgacatggtgcattatcctgctggaagtagccatcagaggatgggtacatggtggtcatgaagggatggacatggtcagaaacaatgctcaggtaggccgtggcatttaaacaatgcccaattggcactaaggggcctaaagtgtgccaagaaaaaatccctcacaccattacaccaccaccagcctgcacagtggtaacaaggcatcatggatccatgttctcattttgtttacgccaaattctgactctaccatctgaatgtctcaacagaaattgtgactcatcagacctggcaacattcttccagtctttaactgtccaattttggtgagcttgtgcaaattgtagcctctttttcctatttgtagtggagatgagtggtacccggtggggtcttctgctgttgtagcccatccgcctcaaggttgtgtgtgttgtggcttcacaaatgctttgctgcatacctcggttgtaacgagtggttatttcagtcaaagttgctcttcgaTTAGCttaaatcagtcggcccattctcctctgacctctagcatcaacaaggcattttcgcccacaagactgctgcatactggatgtttttaccttttcataccattcttttaaaccctagaaatggttgtgcgtgaaaatcccagtaactgagcagattgtgaaatactcagacgggtccatctggcaccaacaaccatgccacgctcaaaattgcttaaatcacctttctttcccattctgacattcagtttagagttcaggagattgtcttgaccaggaccacacctaaatgcattgagaacatggatccatcatgccttgttaccactgtgcaggctggtgggggtggtataatggtgtttgggatgttttcttggcacactttaggcctcttagtgccaattggtcatcgtttaaatgccacggcctacctgagcattgtttctgaccatgtccatcccttcatgaccaccatgtacccatcctctgatggctacttccagcaggataatgcaccatgtcacaaagcttgaatcatttcaaattggtttcttgaacatgacaatgagttcattgtactgaaatggcccccacagtcactagatctcaacccaatagagcatctttgggatgtggtggaacgggcaagatgctatcctatcaatatgggccaacatttctaaagaatgctttcagctccttgttgaattaatgccacgtagaattaaggcagttctgaaggcgaaagggggtcaaacacagtattagtatggtgttcctaataatcctttaggtgagtgtatgtaccatttgtaaagtaaacatgagtgagcaggcaaaacccatgtcttttatttcttatgggattcacattcaactgtaggtcattacagaatggcacaatcataaaacaaaacatggcaacaaagaaaaacattaactgacccctgttccaaactctgcatacccttagatcttaatgctgtgtattgccccctttagcatcaatgacagcatgcagtcttttgtaatacttatctatgaggccccaaattcttgcaggaggtaaagctgcccatttgtcttggcaaaatgcctccaggtcatgcaaagtctttggtcgtcttgcatcaACAACACGTtggagatctccccagagtggctcaaggATATCAAGGTCAGGAGACCgttatggccactccagaaccttcaccatCATTTAACCTCTAGAGGGTCAGCTTGGCCTTGTGctcagggtcattgtcatgctggaaagtccaagagcgtcccatgcgcagcttttgtgcagaagaatgtaaattgtataccagtattttctgatgacatgctgccatcaattttcacaagattcctgtgcctttagagctcacacacccccaaaacctcagcgagccaccaccatgtttcacagtggggatgttattctgttcactataggccttcttgacccctctccaaacattgcgATTATGGTtgagaccataaagctctactttagtcttgtcactccaaattacagtgtgccagaagctgtgaggcatgtcaggTGTTGTCGGgaatattgtaaccaggctttttagtggcattggtgcagtaaaggcttctatctggcaactcgaccatgcagctcatttttgttcaagtattgttgtaATGTGCTCCTTGGAACAACCataccatctttttccagagcagcctgtatttctacAAATGTGTCTATACATAAACAAATCCTGCTTGGATCACAAATCCAAGCGGGAAGGTTGGTTtcttgttaaataaataaaaagttaatGACGAGATATCAACACAGAATGCTAGTTCAACACAGCCCTCCCCcctcaaaaaacaaaaacctataGCGGGTACGCCCATAAGCAGACTTCAGAGGCAAGACGGCGCATTTTAGGGCGAATTTGTGCCATAACAGTGGACGTGCACTGTGACTTTGATATAGCACTCGTGTAACAGATGGTCAGTCTGCCATGCAGTCTCCTCGTGGATTGCAATGTAATGGCCATAATTGGTGTCCAAAaagaattgttcacattataggtcacattaaaagtggtaaaagttctgacatgatttatctttatctcattcatttacatcacaaaaaacaggcattttaacaggggtgtgtagactttttatatccactgtagtttgGGTTctattcactctctctctagTTCTAACAGGTATGGGAAGGATAAGATAACGGGTACTGGTTTGataattttgtttgtgttttgcagctcctatttaatgaagctgccattagaggacctgtgaggcatctgtttctgaaactagacactctaatgtatttgtactATTGTTCAGAGTTGTACACTGAGGCCTCCAACTCTATTTCTattgtggttagagacagtttgagcttttctgtgaagggagaagtGAACAATGTTGTACAAGTTCTtgagtttcttggcaatttctcacctggaatagccttcatttctgaGAATaaaaatagactgatgagtttccaAAGAAAGTACTTTGTTTTTGGCCATATTGAGGCTGTAATTGAACCcataattgctgatgctccaggtACTGAACTAgactaaagaaggacagtttaattgcttctttaatcagcccAACAGTTTTCAGTTGTGTTAACATAATTGCACAAAAGgggtttctaatgatcacatagccttttaataTGATAAACctagattagcaaacacaacatgccattggaacacaggactgattgtTGATGATAatggcctctgtatgcctatgtaggtATTCCATTTAAGATCAGtagtttccagctacagtagtcatttagaacattaacaatgtattaTTTCACTTCTTCAGAGATTTGGGATTTTGCAAGAGCTAAGATACATGAATAGACAAGGAAAAGGCAAGAGAGCCTGTTTTCATACCtcactctggtttatatcctCAAAACTAAAGTTGTGGGGGTTGAAAAGAGAAACGAAAGAAGGTTCACAAGACTAATTCTGAAGAATAGCTCCCCTTATCAACTAGGCACATATTCCCATCAATTCTTCCTGGCACCATATATTAGGGTGACCTTTTGGTCCTGCATTCAGACTCTAAATAAGACCTCAACATTGCAACGATAGCATATTaccaaacacacaggttgaGTCGTACCAGGGAGGGCAAGCATACCGATAGGAGAATGTGTGTCATTAAGTACACTGTCCcattaaaatgtgaataacCTGGTTTCACGCAACGCAATCCTCTGTAGCAGTTAGTGGACTTTGAGTACAAATCTTTGTCGGCAATCCCACTTCATCCTTACTGGTCAGAAAGtaattttctttagtttttatcTTCAGTTCTCTTCATTATTTCACttgaaaaaattacaatataaattTAAATTTTACAGAGAGCTAACTAGCAATCCAGGGAATGAAAGCTCAGGACACATGTCTACCTGtaccaaaaaatatttctagATTAAAGATTGCATTTTTAAGATATCAAGTGGGGAAAGGATGTTCTGTCACTGAACAAGACAATTAAGCCTAATTGCTTAATGGGCACCCAATGTGGCAGCCCGCTGCATCCCAGGGTGTTGGGTTAAAAATGGAAGTCAAACTTTGTGTGTGATTAGATCTTGTGTCCTACTCACAACTGGGagaattttataataataatctatAGCAATTAGTGAATTAGTTACTCATAGTTCATGTGTCGTATCTTAACCCATACTGTACATCACTATCCCAATCCATCCATTTGTACTGAACCCCAGTCTCCTGGTCTTCTGTCTGGCAGGATTGCATCCACCTTTGCAAGTGTGGGTTCCAGGTTAAATCCTCAGAGCCCAGATCAGCAGTCCAGCAACCGGCAGAGAAGAATCCCACCTTCGGAATCCTGTTGACAGCCCTGACCTCAGGAGAGAAAGCCCTGGAGCCCACAGGGGTTATTGCTGACCCTGATCCCCAGAGTGACGAGAGACACTCCTACTCAATGGAGCACTTCCGCTGGGGTAAACCCATGGGGCGTAAACGCCGTCCCATCAAAGTCTACATCTCTAGTGTGGAAGGGGGAAATTCCTCTAAAGGCAAATCCAACCTGAAGGCACGCAGACAGCTGGGAAGCTTGAAGGGTAATATGGAGAACAAAGGTGCCCATACTCAGGCTGTCCTCAGCGGGGCTGGGCTGCAAGACAAGAAAAAGAATATCACCTATGTGATAGATCACTTCCGCTGGGGCTTCCCATATACAGCCAAGCAAAGGAGGGGAGGGAAAATAGTGGATTAGTGTAGGAAAGAAGGGAAAGGgaatataaaatgaatgttttaaagACCAGTGGCAACTGTTAATAACTGGTGGTCCTATTCAATTGATACCTCCTACCAGGTTTTGATGGtaacacaaaaaatgtatagcttcacaatattaaattataaaGCAAAAAGCATATatgaaaaactgtttttataAACCTGGATACAGTaggccaaatatttttttatcggTTTAAGGATGAGTTCGCTGTTTTTTTAACCTGGGGCCTATTTACAGAGGATCTAAAGACATTTTTGTTCATAAAGTATTTCAGGTTTGagattt
This window harbors:
- the LOC105009780 gene encoding pro-opiomelanocortin, translating into MIVSWLLVVVLMCVFSTGVGGQCCEMSQCKDFNTENRLLDCIHLCKCGFQVKSSEPRSAVQQPAEKNPTFGILLTALTSGEKALEPTGVIADPDPQSDERHSYSMEHFRWGKPMGRKRRPIKVYISSVEGGNSSKGKSNLKARRQLGSLKGNMENKGAHTQAVLSGAGLQDKKKNITYVIDHFRWGFPYTAKQRRGGKIVD